One genomic segment of Gopherus flavomarginatus isolate rGopFla2 chromosome 11, rGopFla2.mat.asm, whole genome shotgun sequence includes these proteins:
- the LOC127031679 gene encoding olfactory receptor 49-like, whose amino-acid sequence MEEANETTVAEFRLLGFSGVCDKFQMFLFFVLLLTYLVTLTGNSLIILIVWVDHRLHTPMYFFISNLSFLEIWFTSVTSPKMLLNFLSDNKTISFLACMAQSYFYFALGAAEFILLVVMSFDRYVAICHPLRYAAIMKQRLCIQLVFVSWVGGFLVIGLRMVLMCKLRFCGPNVINHFFCDSTPLFQLSCIDTQVIKRVDSILLSAIVLTSLCLTLMSYACIFYSILRIPSATERQKAFATCASHLTVVTMAYGSCFALYGSPSGYLSLEINKGVALLNTVVYPFLNPFIYSLRNKSVKLALSIAFSRDRTKLFLKLCYAS is encoded by the coding sequence ATGGAGGAAGCAAATGAAACCACAGTGGCTGAATTCAGGCTCTTGGGATTTTCTGGAGTTTGTGACAAATTCCAgatgtttcttttctttgttcttttacTGACCTACTTGGTCACACTAACCGGGAACTCATTAATCATTCTGATAGTGTGGGTGGATCACCGactccacacccccatgtactttttcATCAGCAATCTGTCCTTCTTGGAGATCTGGTTCACCTCGGTCACAAGCCCAAAGATGTTGTTGAACTTTCTCTCAGACAACAAAACCATCTCATTCCTTGCCTGCATGGCCCAGTCCTACTTCTATTTTGccctgggagctgcggagttCATCCTTCTCGTGGTCATGTCCTTTGACCGCTATGTTGCTATCTGCCACCCATTGCGATATGCTGCCATCATGAAACAGAGACTCTGCATTCAACTAGTTTTTGTTTCTTGGGTGGGAGGTTTCCTGGTTATAGGTTTACGGATGGTCTTGATGTGCAAGCTGAGATTCTGTGGACCGAATGTGATCAACCATTTCTTTTGTGACAGCACCCCACTTTTCCAACTCTCCTGCATTGATACCCAAGTAATTAAGAGGGTGGATTCCATTTTGCTGTCAGCCATAGTGTTAACTTCATTATGTTTAACCCTGATGTCGTATGCTTGCATCTTCTACTCTATACTGAGAATCCCATCTGCCACGGAGAGGCAGAAAGCCTTTGCCACCTGCGCTTCCCATCTTACTGTTGTAACGATGGCCTATGGAAGCTGCTTTGCTTTGTATGGCAGTCCCTCAGGATACTTATCTCTGGAAATCAACAAAGGGGTGGCTCTGCTGAACACCGTAGTGTACCCATTCCTCAACCCCTTCAtctacagcctcagaaacaagaGTGTTAAACTTGCCCTGAGCATTGCTTTCAGTCGTGACAGGACAAAGTTGTTCCTCAAGTTGTGTTATGCTTCTTGA
- the LOC127031680 gene encoding olfactory receptor 49-like — translation MEEANETTVAEFVLLGFSGVGDQLQMFLFVVLLLTYLVTLTGNSLIILIVWVDHRLHTPMYFFIGNLSFLEIWFTSVTSPKMLLNYLSDNKTISFLACMAQSYFYFALGSTEFILLVVMSFDRYVAICHPLRYAAIMKQRLCIQLVFVSWVGGFLVISLRMVLVCKLRFCGPNVINHFFCDSIPLFQLSCTDTQVIKRVDSILLSAIVLISLCLTMMSYACILYSIVRIPSARGRQKAFATCASHLTVVTLIYGSCIFMYTRPTHGYSLDHNKAMSVLNTVVTPFLNPFIYSLRNKSVKLALRDVFSHSKAKLFPKLRCAS, via the coding sequence ATGGAGGAAGCAAATGAAACCACGGTGGCTGAGTTTGTTCTGCTGGGGTTTTCTGGGGTTGGTGACCAACTTCAGATGTTTCTCTTCGTTGTTCTTTTACTGACCTACTTGGTCACACTAACCGGGAACTCATTAATCATTCTGATAGTGTGGGTGGATCACCGACTCCATACCCCCATGTACTTTTTCATCGGCAATCTGTCCTTCTTGGAGATCTGGTTCACCTCGGTCACAAGCCCAAAGATGCTGCTCAACTATCTCTCAGACAACAAAACCATTTCATTCCTTGCTTGCATGGCCCAGTCCTACTTCTATTTTGCCCTGGGGTCTACAGAGTTCATCCTTCTTGTGGTCATGTCTTTTGACCGCTATGTTGCCATCTGCCACCCATTGCGATATGCTGCCATCATGAAACAGAGACTCTGCATTCAACTAGTTTTTGTTTCTTGGGTGGGAGGTTTCCTGGTTATAAGTTTACGGATGGTCCTGGTGTGCAAGCTGAGATTTTGTGGACCGAATGTGATCAACCATTTCTTTTGTGACAGCATCCCGCTTTTCCAACTCTCCTGCACTGATACCCAAGTAATTAAGAGGGTGGATTCCATTTTGCTGTCAGCCATAGTGTTGATTTCATTATGTTTAACCATGATGTCATACGCTTGCATCTTATACTCTATAGTGAGAATCCCATCTGCCAGAGGAAGGCAGAAAGCCTTTGCCACCTGCGCTTCCCATCTTACTGTTGTAACACTGATCTACGGGAGCTGTATTTTTATGTACACCAGGCCCACCCATGGCTACTCCTTGGATCACAACAAAGCCATGTCAGTGCTAAACACTGTCGTGACCCCGTTCCTTAATCCCTTCATCTACAGCCTAAGAAACAAGAGTGTTAAGCTTGCACTGAGAGATGTCTTCAGTCACAGCAAGGCAAAGTTGTTCCCAAAGTTACGATGTGCTTCTTGA